In Nocardioides sp. InS609-2, a single genomic region encodes these proteins:
- a CDS encoding S8 family serine peptidase: MTLGTTRTTRTASRRRALRAALVPLLVATLAASTMALTSSADADDTSVTELYLVTLTEPGSAAPEAQATLAAEQDVLLSSVAAPAPVYRWTTALNGFATQLTVEQAAMLSADESVVLVEPDAILPLAAAPRTASSATSMASPAKANRRPRGGAGVVVGVIDSGIAPESPVFADTPALGREPERFAGGCSTGQDWTTDICNRKLVGARWYVDGFGVDRVRSSESLSPRDVTGHGTQVASVAAGNAGVSVAADDWSGTFGGVAPQARIAAYKACWSAPDPADDGCSTADLVTAIDAATADRVDVLNLSVAGPTAFDTVERALLGATENDIAVIAAAGNDARHQYAAHPAPWVTTVGALAGSIRAGRVSVQGGPKLEGATRAVESSGRARIALATNVAASGASQRAASQCRAGSLDASLAAGTIVVCSRGGNARVEKSQTVQHADGVGMVLVNRTRGTVADDFHSLPTVHLEARQGRVLLHWLRRHPAAEATLRPLDRPAAPPRLARWSAPGDPTAGTVKPDLVATATGVLGAVPSATGRRWDLFTGTSAAAAQVSGVAALVRARHRDWTADLVRSAIATTAVPVGRAPNGLEQGAGRSAAKVAARPGLAFPVGPSSFRDYLVGDRAGAALNTPSMLIRGHHTLTRRVTNVSSRPMYYSSRAVGFTNHRVMVQPAAMTLRPGQSTTFSVDVTGPTGPHPLDAGQVVWTSARGTTVRVPVVLVR, encoded by the coding sequence ATGACCTTGGGGACGACCAGGACCACCAGGACCGCGTCACGGCGACGCGCGCTCCGGGCTGCCCTGGTGCCGCTGCTCGTTGCCACGCTGGCCGCGTCGACGATGGCGTTGACGTCGTCGGCCGATGCCGATGACACCAGCGTGACCGAGCTCTATCTCGTCACTCTCACTGAACCCGGCTCCGCGGCACCCGAGGCACAGGCCACGCTCGCTGCCGAGCAGGACGTGCTCCTGTCGTCGGTCGCCGCCCCCGCCCCCGTCTACCGCTGGACCACCGCTCTCAACGGGTTCGCGACCCAGCTCACCGTCGAGCAGGCAGCGATGCTGAGCGCCGACGAGTCGGTGGTGCTCGTGGAGCCGGACGCGATCTTGCCCCTAGCCGCTGCCCCGCGCACTGCCTCGTCGGCTACTTCGATGGCGTCGCCGGCCAAGGCCAACCGGCGCCCACGTGGCGGCGCCGGCGTCGTGGTCGGCGTGATCGACTCCGGCATCGCCCCCGAGAGCCCGGTCTTCGCCGACACCCCCGCCCTCGGCCGCGAGCCCGAGCGGTTCGCCGGCGGCTGCTCGACCGGCCAGGACTGGACCACCGACATCTGCAACCGCAAGCTTGTTGGCGCGCGTTGGTACGTCGACGGCTTCGGCGTCGACCGGGTCCGCAGCTCCGAGTCCCTGTCGCCGCGCGACGTCACCGGTCACGGCACCCAGGTCGCCTCCGTGGCGGCCGGCAACGCCGGTGTCTCCGTGGCGGCTGACGACTGGTCCGGCACGTTCGGCGGAGTGGCACCGCAGGCCCGCATCGCCGCCTACAAGGCCTGCTGGTCGGCACCCGACCCCGCCGACGACGGCTGCTCGACGGCCGACCTCGTCACCGCCATCGACGCGGCCACGGCCGACCGGGTCGACGTACTCAACCTGTCGGTGGCCGGCCCCACCGCCTTCGACACCGTCGAGCGCGCGCTGCTCGGCGCCACCGAGAACGACATTGCCGTGATCGCGGCTGCCGGCAACGACGCCCGCCACCAGTACGCCGCGCACCCCGCGCCGTGGGTCACCACCGTCGGTGCGCTGGCAGGTTCGATCCGGGCCGGCCGGGTGAGCGTGCAGGGCGGGCCGAAACTGGAGGGCGCCACCCGTGCGGTCGAGTCGAGTGGCCGGGCGCGGATCGCCCTGGCCACCAACGTCGCCGCGTCCGGAGCCTCGCAGCGCGCAGCCAGCCAGTGCCGTGCCGGCTCGCTCGACGCCAGCCTGGCGGCCGGCACGATCGTCGTGTGCAGCCGGGGCGGGAACGCCCGGGTCGAGAAGTCACAGACCGTCCAGCACGCCGACGGTGTCGGCATGGTGCTGGTCAACCGCACTCGCGGCACGGTGGCCGATGACTTCCACAGCCTGCCGACGGTGCACCTCGAGGCACGCCAGGGGCGGGTGCTGCTCCACTGGCTGCGACGCCACCCCGCTGCCGAGGCCACCTTGCGCCCGCTCGACCGGCCCGCCGCGCCGCCCCGGCTGGCGCGCTGGTCGGCTCCCGGCGACCCGACCGCGGGCACCGTCAAGCCCGATCTCGTCGCCACTGCCACGGGTGTGCTCGGCGCCGTCCCGTCGGCCACCGGTCGCCGCTGGGACCTCTTCACCGGTACGTCGGCCGCGGCCGCCCAGGTGAGCGGAGTCGCCGCTCTCGTGCGGGCCCGGCACCGTGACTGGACCGCCGACCTGGTGCGTTCGGCCATCGCGACGACCGCCGTGCCCGTCGGCCGGGCCCCGAACGGGCTCGAGCAGGGTGCCGGCCGAAGCGCGGCCAAGGTCGCGGCGCGGCCCGGCCTCGCCTTCCCGGTCGGCCCGTCGTCCTTCCGCGACTATCTGGTCGGCGACCGCGCAGGCGCCGCCCTGAACACCCCGTCGATGCTGATCCGCGGCCACCACACGCTGACCCGGCGGGTCACCAACGTGAGCAGCCGGCCGATGTACTACTCGTCGCGAGCGGTCGGCTTCACCAACCACCGGGTGATGGTCCAGCCGGCGGCGATGACGCTGCGCCCCGGCCAGTCGACGACGTTCAGTGTCGATGTCACCGGGCCCACCGGACCCCACCCGCTCGACGCCGGCCAGGTAGTGTGGACCAGCGCCCGGGGCACCACGGTGCGGGTGCCGGTAGTGCTGGTGCGCTGA
- a CDS encoding AMP-binding protein has translation MESYAAGEPSPDLLDETIGANFERTATTYADREALVEVASGRRWTWAELNADVDSLARALMAAGLGKGDRVGVWSPNCAEWTLVQYATAKIGAVLVNVNPAYRTHEFSYAVNQSGMRMLVSAESHKTSDYRAMVTETSDQCPDLKQVVFIGTSDWDDLLAGADSVSAGELDERRIGLSPDDPINIQYTSGTTGYPKGATLSHRNILNNGFFTTELINFTHEDRLCIPVPFYHCFGMVMGNLGCTTHGSTMVIPAPAFDAAITLQTVQDERCTGVYGVPTMFIAMQSHPDFGTYDLSSLRTGVMAGSICPVEVMKRCIDDMHMTEVSIAYGMTETSPVSCQTRSDDDLERRTASIGRAHPHVEIKVVDPATGEVVERGETGEFCTRGYSVMLGYWPLRDASSLGSSGQVDEAKTSEAIDSDKWMHTGDLAVMRDDGYCTIVGRIKDMVIRGGENIYPREIEEFLYTHPDVEDVQVIGVPDEKYGEELCAWIKMRAGAEPLDADAVRAFCSGKLAHYKAPRYVKVVDDFPITVTGKIRKIEMREQSAKELGLA, from the coding sequence ATGGAGTCCTACGCCGCTGGCGAGCCCAGCCCGGACCTGCTCGACGAGACGATCGGGGCCAACTTCGAGCGCACCGCGACGACGTACGCGGATCGTGAGGCGCTGGTGGAGGTCGCCTCGGGGCGCCGCTGGACCTGGGCCGAGCTGAATGCCGACGTAGACAGCCTCGCGCGGGCGCTGATGGCGGCCGGGCTCGGCAAGGGCGACCGGGTCGGCGTCTGGTCGCCGAACTGTGCCGAGTGGACGCTCGTGCAGTACGCCACCGCGAAGATCGGTGCGGTGCTGGTCAACGTCAACCCGGCGTACCGCACCCACGAGTTCTCCTACGCCGTGAACCAGTCGGGCATGCGGATGCTGGTGAGCGCCGAGTCGCACAAGACCAGCGACTACCGCGCGATGGTCACCGAGACCAGTGACCAGTGCCCCGACCTGAAGCAGGTCGTCTTCATCGGCACGTCCGACTGGGACGACCTGTTGGCGGGCGCCGACTCCGTGTCAGCGGGCGAGCTCGACGAGCGCCGGATCGGGCTGAGCCCGGACGACCCGATCAACATCCAGTACACGTCGGGCACGACCGGCTACCCCAAGGGCGCCACCCTGAGCCACCGCAACATCCTCAACAACGGCTTCTTCACCACCGAGCTGATCAACTTCACCCACGAGGACCGGCTCTGCATCCCCGTGCCCTTCTACCACTGCTTCGGCATGGTGATGGGCAACCTCGGCTGCACCACGCACGGCTCGACGATGGTGATCCCGGCGCCGGCGTTCGACGCCGCCATCACCCTGCAGACCGTGCAGGACGAGCGGTGCACGGGTGTCTACGGGGTGCCCACGATGTTCATCGCGATGCAGAGCCACCCCGACTTCGGCACCTACGACCTGTCGTCGCTGCGGACCGGCGTGATGGCCGGCTCGATCTGCCCGGTTGAGGTGATGAAGCGGTGCATCGACGACATGCACATGACGGAGGTCTCGATCGCCTACGGGATGACCGAGACGTCACCGGTGTCGTGTCAGACGCGATCCGACGACGACCTCGAGCGGCGTACGGCGAGCATCGGCCGCGCCCACCCGCACGTGGAGATCAAGGTGGTCGACCCGGCGACCGGTGAGGTGGTGGAGCGCGGTGAGACCGGTGAGTTCTGCACGCGCGGCTACTCGGTGATGCTGGGCTACTGGCCCCTTCGAGACGCCTCGTCCCTCGGCTCCTCAGGACAAGTCGACGAGGCCAAGACCAGTGAGGCCATCGACTCCGACAAGTGGATGCACACGGGCGACCTCGCGGTCATGCGCGACGACGGCTATTGCACCATCGTGGGCCGCATCAAGGACATGGTGATCCGCGGTGGCGAGAACATCTACCCGCGCGAGATCGAGGAGTTCCTCTACACCCACCCCGACGTCGAGGACGTCCAGGTCATCGGAGTACCTGACGAGAAGTACGGCGAGGAGCTGTGCGCCTGGATCAAGATGCGGGCCGGCGCCGAGCCGCTCGACGCGGACGCCGTACGTGCCTTCTGCTCCGGCAAGCTGGCGCACTACAAGGCGCCGCGCTACGTCAAGGTGGTCGACGACTTCCCCATCACCGTCACCGGCAAGATCCGCAAGATCGAGATGCGGGAGCAGTCGGCGAAGGAGCTCGGGCTGGCCTGA